A genome region from Alkalimarinus coralli includes the following:
- a CDS encoding alpha-L-glutamate ligase-like protein, whose protein sequence is MPRWFVSPSKLRQKGIMGMNKRNADFIMRYNPRRLYPLVDNKLLTKRLALKNQIAVPELYGVVEIQHQLRDLEKMLAPYSQFVIKPVHGSGGNGIMVVTGRMGNGFRKAGGEPITLESLEHHVSNILSGMYSLGGIPDKAIIEYCVQFDPFFEHIIFRGVPDIRVIVFRGVPVSAMIRLPTRESDGKANLHQGAMGIGVDIASGVSCSGVHHDKTLTHHPDTGHSVESIEIPHWRQILNIAVHCADTVGLGYLGVDIVMDRNLGPLMLELNARPGLNVQLANQAGLLKKLEKVENIKQLPKSIEERLALAEGL, encoded by the coding sequence ATGCCACGCTGGTTTGTCTCACCCAGCAAACTGCGCCAAAAAGGCATCATGGGGATGAACAAGCGAAACGCTGACTTTATTATGCGTTACAACCCTCGACGCCTGTATCCATTGGTTGATAATAAACTGTTGACTAAGCGGCTCGCTCTTAAAAACCAGATAGCAGTACCAGAGCTATATGGCGTTGTTGAAATCCAGCACCAACTGAGAGATCTGGAAAAAATGTTGGCGCCGTATAGTCAATTTGTGATCAAACCTGTTCATGGAAGCGGTGGAAACGGGATTATGGTCGTGACAGGCAGAATGGGGAACGGTTTTCGTAAGGCTGGTGGAGAACCGATCACTTTGGAATCCCTAGAGCACCATGTGTCCAATATTCTTAGCGGAATGTATAGCTTGGGGGGGATTCCTGATAAGGCTATTATTGAATACTGTGTTCAATTTGATCCTTTTTTTGAGCACATTATTTTTCGAGGCGTGCCGGATATCAGGGTTATCGTTTTCAGGGGGGTGCCTGTGTCGGCGATGATACGGCTTCCAACCAGAGAGTCGGATGGCAAGGCAAACTTACATCAGGGGGCGATGGGCATTGGCGTTGATATTGCCAGTGGGGTCAGCTGCTCTGGCGTGCATCATGACAAAACACTGACTCACCATCCTGATACCGGACACTCTGTTGAATCGATTGAGATACCCCATTGGAGGCAGATACTGAATATTGCGGTGCACTGTGCTGACACGGTAGGGCTAGGTTACCTTGGTGTTGATATTGTGATGGATCGTAATTTGGGGCCTCTGATGCTCGAGTTGAATGCGCGGCCGGGCCTTAATGTACAGTTGGCAAATCAGGCGGGGCTGTTAAAGAAACTTGAAAAAGTAGAAAATATTAAGCAGCTTCCCAAAAGTATTGAGGAACGTCTGGCGTTAGCAGAAGGGTTATAG